One genomic segment of Desulfomicrobium sp. ZS1 includes these proteins:
- a CDS encoding HypC/HybG/HupF family hydrogenase formation chaperone, protein MCLAIPMEVLKIEGQNAEVQVGGTRHVVRLDVISEFPEVGDYVIVHAGFALTRLDREEAIATLKLFEEGLNIELV, encoded by the coding sequence ATGTGCCTAGCGATTCCAATGGAAGTGCTCAAGATTGAGGGACAAAATGCCGAGGTGCAGGTTGGCGGGACGCGGCATGTTGTTCGGCTGGATGTGATTTCTGAATTCCCGGAAGTGGGCGACTACGTTATCGTCCATGCCGGCTTCGCCCTGACCCGCCTGGACCGGGAGGAAGCCATCGCCACCCTGAAACTTTTCGAGGAAGGGCTGAACATTGAACTTGTTTGA
- a CDS encoding HD domain-containing protein yields the protein MYHHDVPLTLIPTESWGRIPSDVECREWWDTYGMLGHIKDHSELVAGVATTLAVFAARKGLGNPGGLGQDDFVQSVRVAGLLHDLGKTYSIEHGGNHSQIGAAWVMDLIRNPRIAQGVVHHVYWPGALDLDKHFLPLAIIYADKRVKHDTIVSMEERFADLFDRYGHTERSREWIARAFNQGRELEHIFSTFLGEDIHEYPFDRRRLVR from the coding sequence ATGTACCACCACGACGTCCCCTTGACCCTCATCCCCACCGAATCATGGGGTCGCATCCCGAGCGACGTCGAATGCCGGGAATGGTGGGATACGTATGGGATGCTGGGGCATATAAAAGACCACAGCGAACTGGTGGCGGGAGTGGCCACGACCTTGGCCGTGTTCGCGGCACGGAAGGGGCTTGGCAATCCGGGCGGACTCGGTCAAGACGACTTCGTGCAATCGGTCCGCGTAGCAGGACTCCTGCACGATCTGGGCAAGACCTACTCCATCGAACACGGCGGAAATCACAGCCAGATCGGCGCGGCATGGGTCATGGACCTGATCCGAAACCCCCGCATCGCCCAAGGGGTCGTGCACCATGTCTACTGGCCGGGGGCCCTGGACTTGGACAAGCATTTCCTGCCGCTAGCCATCATTTACGCGGACAAACGGGTCAAACACGACACCATCGTCAGCATGGAGGAGCGTTTCGCGGACCTCTTCGACCGTTACGGACACACCGAGCGCAGCCGGGAATGGATAGCCCGCGCCTTCAATCAGGGCCGCGAGCTCGAACACATATTCAGCACTTTTTTGGGAGAAGATATACATGAATATCCTTTTGATCGCCGGCGGCTGGTCCGGTGA
- a CDS encoding D-alanine--D-alanine ligase, with product MNILLIAGGWSGEREVALSGARQIENGLLTLGHHVTLFDPARDLRGLYEAAAGHEFAFINLHGSPGEDGLVQCLLERVAMPYQGSDSRASLLALNKAVSKQIFEAAGLPTPAWEFVPASHVAEWRPLLPFPLVVKPNTGGSSLGVGIVTSEDELEAYLAQPEIAGQDLLAEALICGQELTCGVLEGCVLPPILIRPKSGEFFDYESKYVAGATEEICPAPIPAELTERLQTMARAAHDALGLSDYSRADFIVTADGMPYLLEVNTLPGMTATSLLPQEAQAVGLSFEQLLTRLIELGLRKKS from the coding sequence ATGAATATCCTTTTGATCGCCGGCGGCTGGTCCGGTGAACGCGAAGTCGCTTTAAGCGGCGCCAGACAGATCGAAAATGGCCTGCTCACTCTGGGCCACCACGTCACCCTCTTCGATCCCGCCCGCGATCTGCGCGGCCTGTACGAAGCGGCAGCGGGCCATGAATTCGCCTTCATCAACCTGCACGGATCACCCGGCGAAGACGGGCTCGTCCAGTGTCTGCTGGAGCGTGTCGCTATGCCGTACCAGGGTTCGGACTCCCGCGCTTCGCTCCTGGCCCTGAACAAGGCCGTTTCCAAGCAGATTTTCGAAGCCGCTGGCCTCCCCACTCCGGCCTGGGAATTCGTGCCTGCGAGCCATGTCGCCGAGTGGCGGCCGCTCTTGCCTTTTCCTCTGGTGGTCAAGCCGAATACCGGCGGCTCCAGCCTTGGCGTTGGCATCGTCACGTCCGAAGACGAGCTCGAAGCCTATCTGGCCCAGCCTGAAATCGCAGGACAGGATCTTTTGGCGGAAGCGCTGATCTGCGGCCAGGAGCTGACCTGCGGGGTGCTCGAAGGCTGCGTCCTGCCGCCCATCCTTATCCGCCCCAAAAGCGGAGAATTTTTTGACTACGAAAGCAAATATGTGGCCGGAGCCACGGAAGAGATCTGCCCGGCCCCGATTCCGGCGGAGCTGACCGAACGGTTGCAGACCATGGCCCGCGCCGCCCACGACGCGCTTGGGCTGTCCGATTACAGCCGCGCGGATTTCATAGTCACGGCGGACGGCATGCCGTACCTGCTGGAAGTCAACACCCTCCCCGGCATGACCGCCACCAGCCTCCTGCCGCAGGAGGCCCAGGCCGTGGGCCTGTCTTTCGAGCAACTCCTGACCCGGCTCATCGAGCTTGGGCTGCGCAAAAAATCGTGA
- a CDS encoding 3-deoxy-D-manno-octulosonic acid transferase, protein MRPRLAQAEGLLFGQLFGLAYTLLWCLAGPLAFFSPRMRQGWKERLGLGKPAPCEIWVQGASAGECALVASLLEHLPDVPVLVTTCTSQGLDVLNRINSPSLQARMIPLDLPLLMGRMLDAAKPKAVILLETEIWPGLLMACAARGVPVIVVNARMTAKSLAGYLFLGPLLRLWAPQRIGAMAPADALRFGLIFGAQRTTVTGNIKFDRAMNTPILPLDENPLAGLVPRDHPFVVLGSVREQEEPLVLELIRQLREGNSHCVIGLFPRHMHRIPAWEGLLARSGIPFALRSALHDQAQPGSVVLWDAFGEMNPAYALASRAFVGGSLARLGGQNFLEPLAQGVLPCVGPHTRNFDWVGGEIFGSLVFKSASIPELARFLLSPAPPRSEVRAAALTYVHARQGATAASIALIRPYLYRSSHA, encoded by the coding sequence GTGAGGCCACGTCTTGCCCAGGCAGAGGGCCTGCTTTTTGGCCAGCTCTTTGGATTGGCCTACACCCTGCTGTGGTGCCTGGCCGGGCCGCTCGCCTTTTTCTCCCCCAGAATGCGTCAAGGCTGGAAAGAGCGGCTCGGGCTGGGTAAACCAGCTCCTTGCGAAATCTGGGTCCAAGGAGCCTCCGCCGGGGAATGCGCCCTGGTGGCGAGCCTTCTTGAACATCTGCCGGACGTGCCGGTCCTGGTCACGACCTGTACCAGCCAAGGGCTTGATGTCCTGAACAGGATAAACTCGCCGAGCCTGCAGGCCCGCATGATACCCCTTGACCTGCCGCTGCTCATGGGCCGGATGCTGGATGCGGCCAAACCAAAGGCGGTGATACTCCTTGAAACCGAGATCTGGCCGGGCCTGCTCATGGCCTGCGCGGCCAGAGGCGTGCCCGTGATTGTCGTCAACGCGCGTATGACGGCCAAATCCCTGGCCGGCTACCTGTTCCTTGGGCCGCTGCTGCGCCTCTGGGCGCCGCAACGCATCGGGGCCATGGCCCCGGCCGACGCGCTGCGCTTCGGGCTGATCTTCGGAGCCCAAAGAACGACGGTCACCGGCAATATCAAGTTCGACCGCGCCATGAACACCCCGATTCTGCCCCTCGACGAAAACCCACTGGCCGGGCTCGTCCCCCGGGATCACCCGTTTGTGGTGCTCGGCTCCGTGCGCGAGCAGGAAGAGCCGCTGGTGCTGGAACTGATCCGGCAACTGCGCGAGGGCAATTCGCATTGCGTCATCGGCCTATTTCCCCGACACATGCACCGCATCCCGGCCTGGGAAGGGCTGCTTGCCCGTAGCGGAATACCTTTCGCTCTGCGCAGCGCACTGCACGATCAGGCGCAGCCGGGAAGCGTCGTGCTCTGGGATGCATTCGGCGAAATGAACCCGGCCTACGCCCTGGCGAGTCGCGCCTTTGTGGGCGGCAGCCTGGCGCGACTAGGGGGGCAGAACTTTCTTGAACCCCTGGCGCAGGGCGTGCTGCCCTGTGTGGGCCCGCACACCCGAAATTTCGACTGGGTGGGCGGGGAAATATTCGGCAGCCTGGTTTTCAAATCCGCTTCCATCCCGGAACTCGCGCGCTTCCTGCTCTCCCCTGCGCCGCCACGCAGCGAGGTGCGCGCAGCAGCCCTGACGTACGTGCACGCACGGCAAGGAGCCACGGCCGCATCCATTGCGCTCATCCGCCCTTACCTTTACCGGAGTTCCCATGCCTGA
- the kdsB gene encoding 3-deoxy-manno-octulosonate cytidylyltransferase, which translates to MPEVIAIIPARYESSRFPGKPLALIHGKPMFWHVMRRASLCPQVGTVALATDDERIFSAARNFGLTALMTSPGHASGTDRVLEAARLLSAAPDSVIVNVQGDEPALNPEMLTELIQPFDDPLVQVTTLGHFISAAEAESADRVKIVRAADGRALYFSRAKVPFGRDNTPEYIGHIGLYGLRMHVLEKFSALGESPLEKMEKLEQLRLLEAGIPIHVALTRHKSHGVDRPEDLPTVTALMRGEHHI; encoded by the coding sequence ATGCCTGAGGTCATCGCCATCATTCCGGCCAGATACGAAAGCTCCCGTTTTCCGGGCAAGCCGCTGGCCCTCATCCACGGCAAGCCCATGTTCTGGCACGTCATGCGGCGGGCAAGCCTGTGTCCGCAGGTGGGCACCGTGGCCCTGGCCACGGACGACGAGCGCATTTTCAGCGCCGCCCGGAACTTCGGGCTCACCGCGCTCATGACCAGCCCAGGTCACGCCAGCGGCACGGACCGAGTGCTTGAGGCCGCCCGCCTCCTGAGCGCGGCCCCGGACAGCGTCATCGTCAATGTCCAGGGCGACGAGCCGGCCTTGAACCCCGAAATGCTGACCGAACTGATCCAGCCCTTCGATGATCCGCTCGTACAGGTCACCACCCTGGGGCACTTTATAAGCGCCGCAGAGGCCGAGTCTGCGGACCGGGTCAAGATAGTGCGCGCGGCAGATGGCCGGGCGCTCTATTTCTCCCGCGCCAAGGTCCCCTTCGGACGCGACAACACACCGGAATATATAGGACATATCGGTCTTTACGGACTGCGCATGCACGTCCTTGAAAAATTCAGCGCTTTGGGCGAGAGTCCCTTGGAGAAAATGGAAAAACTGGAACAGCTGCGGCTACTCGAAGCCGGCATCCCCATCCATGTGGCCCTCACGCGGCACAAGAGCCACGGCGTGGACCGCCCAGAAGATCTGCCCACAGTCACAGCACTCATGCGAGGAGAACATCATATATGA
- the carA gene encoding glutamine-hydrolyzing carbamoyl-phosphate synthase small subunit, whose translation MKAILALEDGTWFAGQSFTGPGEAGGEVIFNTGMSGYQEILTDPSYYGQMVCMTYPLIGNYGVNLEDVESSRIHCPAMIVKECCKKPSNWRSTESLPDYLKRHGIMGMEGIDTRALTRHLRIQGAMRGVISTADLTPEELVAKAKALPSMEGANLVEFVAPKEPYYWNGTGPVPAKMDGDLPKWPENSEGSLRIVVYDYGIKWNILRLLAAQNLTILAVPPTFPVEMVKKLAPSGVFLSNGPGDPATLKKEITIIKELCELYPVGGICLGHQLLGIALGGTSFKLKFGHHGINHPVRDDITRKIEISSQNHGFCVDISNVDFLEQTHLNLNDQTLEGFRHKTRPIFSVQHHPEAGPGPHDSQYFFARFRRMVETGQVQ comes from the coding sequence ATGAAAGCTATTTTGGCCCTTGAGGACGGCACCTGGTTTGCGGGGCAGTCCTTCACCGGCCCCGGCGAAGCCGGCGGCGAAGTCATCTTCAACACCGGCATGTCCGGATATCAGGAAATCCTGACCGATCCGTCCTATTACGGACAGATGGTCTGCATGACCTACCCGCTCATCGGCAACTACGGCGTCAACCTGGAGGACGTGGAATCTTCACGCATCCACTGCCCGGCCATGATCGTCAAGGAATGCTGCAAGAAGCCCTCGAACTGGCGCTCCACGGAGAGCCTGCCGGACTACCTGAAGCGCCACGGCATCATGGGCATGGAAGGGATCGACACCCGCGCGCTGACCCGCCACCTGCGCATTCAAGGCGCCATGCGTGGTGTCATCTCCACGGCCGACCTGACTCCGGAAGAGCTCGTCGCCAAGGCAAAAGCCCTGCCCTCCATGGAAGGTGCCAACCTAGTCGAATTCGTGGCCCCCAAGGAGCCCTATTACTGGAACGGGACAGGCCCGGTGCCCGCGAAAATGGACGGCGATCTGCCTAAGTGGCCCGAAAATTCCGAGGGCAGCCTGCGCATTGTCGTGTATGACTACGGCATCAAGTGGAACATCCTGCGCTTGCTCGCAGCCCAAAACCTGACCATCTTGGCCGTACCCCCGACCTTTCCGGTGGAAATGGTCAAAAAATTGGCTCCCAGCGGCGTCTTCCTGTCCAACGGCCCCGGCGATCCGGCCACCCTGAAAAAAGAGATCACCATCATAAAAGAGCTGTGCGAACTCTACCCCGTGGGCGGCATCTGCCTCGGGCATCAGCTCCTTGGCATCGCCTTGGGCGGAACCAGTTTCAAGCTCAAATTCGGGCATCACGGCATCAACCATCCCGTGCGCGACGATATTACCCGAAAGATCGAAATTTCTTCACAAAACCACGGTTTTTGCGTAGACATTTCCAACGTGGACTTCCTGGAGCAGACCCACCTCAATCTGAACGATCAGACTTTGGAAGGTTTCCGGCACAAGACGAGGCCCATTTTCAGCGTGCAGCACCACCCCGAAGCCGGGCCCGGTCCACACGACAGCCAGTATTTTTTTGCGCGCTTCAGGCGCATGGTCGAAACCGGCCAAGTCCAATAA
- a CDS encoding tetratricopeptide repeat protein — protein sequence MSAEILKAKKQLGEVNMLLKQGKLLAAVANLHEAVGFILKAELMKHEMQSFTESLDKAAYHLANDRELKKIYPLQISYKPGEERELLASLYGLLTFLQENLADEANSHLAALAEYRRKQLELAKKLLQSDETAKAQQVCGRLIDAAKTDTELKIAVADIFLEFGKYDEALEYLKSAYADNPDSAHIFNKLGMALRKSGRLEEAEKFYIQALERQPHDEVIYFNLGRVYLDMKRWKNAIAAADRALAVNAEFAEARKMKMYATKQMGG from the coding sequence ATGTCAGCAGAGATTCTCAAGGCCAAAAAACAGCTTGGAGAAGTCAATATGCTGCTCAAACAGGGAAAGCTCCTTGCCGCCGTGGCCAATCTGCATGAAGCGGTCGGATTCATCCTCAAGGCCGAACTCATGAAGCATGAGATGCAGTCCTTCACCGAATCCCTGGACAAGGCTGCCTACCACCTCGCCAACGACCGCGAACTCAAGAAAATCTACCCTCTCCAGATCAGCTACAAGCCCGGCGAAGAACGGGAACTTCTTGCCAGTCTCTATGGCCTTTTGACCTTTCTGCAGGAAAATCTTGCCGACGAGGCCAACTCGCACCTGGCGGCGCTGGCGGAATACCGGCGCAAGCAACTGGAGCTGGCCAAAAAACTGCTTCAGTCCGACGAAACCGCCAAGGCCCAGCAGGTCTGCGGTCGGCTCATTGACGCGGCCAAAACCGACACGGAACTTAAAATCGCCGTGGCCGACATCTTCCTGGAATTCGGGAAATACGACGAAGCGCTGGAATACCTGAAATCGGCCTACGCGGACAACCCGGACTCGGCCCACATCTTCAACAAGCTGGGCATGGCCCTGCGCAAATCCGGCAGGCTCGAAGAAGCCGAAAAGTTCTACATCCAAGCCCTGGAACGCCAGCCCCACGACGAGGTCATCTACTTCAACCTGGGCCGGGTCTATCTGGACATGAAACGCTGGAAAAACGCCATTGCCGCCGCCGACCGCGCCCTGGCCGTCAATGCCGAATTCGCCGAAGCGCGAAAGATGAAGATGTACGCGACCAAGCAGATGGGGGGATGA
- a CDS encoding nucleotidyltransferase domain-containing protein, which yields MKATHPSHSHQDKYLNQMRMLALKVTKDLDCTIFLFGSRARKTQRRSSDIDIGFSGLDEKTFLKTRDRLLTELEDSIIPHRVDLVNMDTAPPEFKNIATQEVVVWKQNSRAN from the coding sequence ATGAAGGCCACGCATCCATCCCATTCACATCAGGATAAATACCTGAACCAAATGCGAATGCTGGCACTTAAGGTCACCAAGGACCTCGATTGCACCATTTTCTTGTTTGGCTCGCGGGCACGCAAGACTCAACGACGCAGTTCCGACATCGACATTGGTTTCAGCGGGCTGGATGAGAAAACCTTTCTCAAAACTCGTGACCGCCTTCTGACTGAACTGGAAGACAGCATCATTCCCCACCGGGTGGATCTCGTAAACATGGACACCGCACCTCCAGAATTCAAGAACATCGCCACGCAAGAGGTTGTCGTATGGAAACAAAACTCGCGCGCAAATTGA
- a CDS encoding HI0074 family nucleotidyltransferase substrate-binding subunit, which translates to METKLARKLNNLDDALSNFSDALTLEPTSFQELVADNIKSGQIQKFEFTIELLWKTIQAFLYEVDGVDVVTSKSVAKEFVEACYCDYPMYELFIQAINDRNQLSHIYRQEMAESIWSRLPEYE; encoded by the coding sequence ATGGAAACAAAACTCGCGCGCAAATTGAACAACCTAGATGATGCGCTCTCAAATTTCAGCGATGCACTAACCCTCGAACCAACATCATTTCAAGAATTAGTAGCCGACAATATCAAGTCGGGCCAAATACAAAAATTTGAGTTCACAATAGAACTATTGTGGAAAACAATCCAGGCGTTTCTTTACGAAGTGGATGGCGTTGATGTCGTGACTTCAAAATCTGTTGCAAAAGAATTCGTGGAAGCTTGTTACTGTGATTATCCAATGTATGAACTTTTCATCCAGGCAATCAATGACAGAAATCAGCTCAGCCATATCTACCGCCAAGAGATGGCAGAATCCATCTGGAGCAGACTTCCTGAATACGAATAG
- a CDS encoding UDP-glucuronic acid decarboxylase family protein encodes MHLRKRVLVTGGSGFLGSHLCERLLDEGCEVICVDNFFTSSRQNIEHLLPNPRFELIRHDVTFPLYLEVDEIYNLACPASPIHYQHDPVQTIKTCVHGAINMLGLAKRLRIPIFQASTSEVYGDPDVHPQPESYWGNVNPIGHRSCYDEGKRCAESLFFAYHRQHGLPIKVGRLFNTYGPRMHPNDGRVVSNFIMQALQGKPITIYGDGSQTRSFCYVDDLVELMLRFMRNDHEFCGPLNMGNPGEFTILELAKQVVEMTGSSSTIYFARLPTDDPKQRKPDITLAKDRYGWEPQVRLREGLVQAIAYFENLLTSGKLREG; translated from the coding sequence ATGCACTTACGAAAACGAGTCCTTGTCACAGGCGGTTCCGGATTTCTGGGATCACACCTCTGCGAACGTCTGCTGGATGAAGGCTGCGAAGTCATCTGCGTTGACAACTTCTTCACCAGCTCGCGCCAGAACATCGAGCACCTGCTCCCGAACCCGCGCTTCGAGCTGATCCGCCACGACGTGACCTTCCCGCTCTATCTGGAAGTGGACGAGATCTACAACCTAGCCTGCCCGGCCTCGCCCATCCACTACCAGCACGACCCGGTACAGACCATCAAGACCTGCGTGCACGGGGCCATCAACATGCTGGGCCTGGCCAAGCGCCTGCGCATCCCAATCTTCCAGGCCTCGACCTCCGAAGTTTACGGCGACCCGGACGTCCATCCACAGCCGGAGTCCTACTGGGGCAACGTCAACCCCATCGGTCACCGCTCCTGCTACGACGAAGGCAAACGCTGCGCGGAATCCCTCTTCTTCGCCTACCACCGCCAACACGGCCTGCCCATCAAGGTCGGAAGATTGTTTAACACATACGGACCGCGGATGCACCCCAACGACGGCCGGGTGGTATCTAATTTCATCATGCAGGCCCTGCAAGGCAAGCCCATCACCATCTACGGGGATGGCTCGCAGACACGGTCTTTTTGCTATGTGGACGATCTGGTGGAGCTTATGCTGCGATTCATGCGGAATGATCATGAGTTCTGCGGGCCGCTGAATATGGGGAATCCTGGGGAATTCACGATTCTGGAACTGGCGAAGCAGGTTGTTGAAATGACGGGAAGTTCGTCGACGATTTATTTTGCCCGGCTGCCCACAGACGACCCGAAGCAACGAAAGCCTGATATTACACTGGCCAAGGATCGTTATGGATGGGAACCCCAGGTTCGCTTACGGGAAGGACTCGTCCAAGCGATCGCCTATTTTGAAAATCTTCTGACGTCCGGCAAGTTACGGGAGGGATAG
- a CDS encoding putative sugar O-methyltransferase: protein MNIAKSLSSTLNIEPNLLSTTIWKNITSYNEVCEWSIINDFVFSNFKKHPHYKKVLEHVTQEQGQEYLIEIKKTKTINIKCAKNILAKNDMIGNTDIFDYGNEGKYSPTTLRYAKVTSDIIDKFQICKEKLPITIVEIGSGYGGQCLLLDQFINIKSYTLIDTSSALKLAKKYLEQHVTNCKLQFYTINEIDSLEVDILISNYAFSELCRDLQDAYLKKIIYNSRCGYITYNHITDQSFNTYTADEFLNVLPFPAYKNTEKPLTHPNNVIITWER from the coding sequence ATGAATATCGCAAAAAGCTTGTCTTCAACTTTGAATATAGAGCCAAATTTATTGTCGACAACTATTTGGAAAAATATTACATCATATAATGAAGTATGTGAATGGTCCATAATTAATGATTTTGTATTTTCAAATTTTAAAAAACACCCACATTATAAAAAAGTTTTAGAGCACGTTACTCAAGAACAAGGCCAAGAATATCTAATTGAAATAAAGAAAACAAAAACTATAAACATTAAATGTGCGAAAAATATTCTCGCAAAAAATGATATGATTGGCAACACAGATATTTTCGACTATGGTAATGAAGGGAAATACTCCCCAACAACGCTACGATACGCCAAAGTTACTTCAGATATAATTGATAAATTTCAAATTTGCAAAGAAAAATTACCGATTACGATTGTAGAAATAGGATCAGGATACGGCGGACAATGCTTATTGCTTGATCAATTTATAAATATAAAATCGTACACTCTTATAGATACATCATCTGCACTTAAATTAGCAAAAAAATATCTTGAACAGCATGTAACAAATTGCAAGCTCCAATTTTACACTATTAATGAAATAGACTCACTAGAAGTTGATATTTTGATAAGTAATTATGCTTTTTCAGAGCTTTGCAGAGATCTTCAAGATGCGTACTTAAAAAAAATTATTTATAATTCTAGATGCGGATATATTACGTATAACCATATAACGGATCAGAGTTTTAACACATACACAGCGGACGAATTCTTGAATGTATTACCTTTTCCTGCGTACAAGAACACCGAGAAACCGTTAACGCACCCAAATAATGTTATCATTACTTGGGAGAGATAG
- a CDS encoding integrase core domain-containing protein produces MGEIGKRRLPNHHAYGTVSDARMSIMEYMDWYNQKRSHSRLGKKTHDEAYDERKPPVRMGVRETLRFHLRNGRTCSNKLTHFYL; encoded by the coding sequence TTGGGAGAGATAGGTAAGCGTAGGCTTCCAAATCATCACGCCTACGGCACGGTGAGCGACGCCCGGATGTCGATCATGGAATACATGGATTGGTACAACCAAAAGCGGTCGCATTCACGGTTGGGCAAGAAAACGCATGACGAGGCTTACGACGAGCGAAAGCCGCCAGTGAGAATGGGAGTGCGAGAAACGCTGAGATTCCACTTAAGAAACGGGCGAACGTGTTCAAACAAACTGACCCACTTCTATCTCTGA